Proteins found in one Colletes latitarsis isolate SP2378_abdomen chromosome 8, iyColLati1, whole genome shotgun sequence genomic segment:
- the Rdgb gene encoding retinal degeneration B isoform X7 gives MLIKEYRIPLPLTVEEYRIAQLYMIAKKSRVESQGAGSGVEIIVNEPYSNGPGGNGQYTHKVYHVGRHLPEWFKSLLPRSALIAKEEAWNSYPYTKTRYTSPFIEKFSIEIETYYFPDNGYQENVFKLSGSDLRNRIVDVIDIVKDQHMGDYVKEEDPKLYVSQKSGRGPLSESWLEDYWADVKGKQQPTPAGKSLMCAYKLCRVEFRYWGLQTKLEKFIHDTALRKTMLRAHTQAWAWQDEWIGLTMEDIREIERQTQLALQRRMGAVEGGEEATEENQDMSTSNASPQDSDVAMTLAATLGSIEKNEDLQSPQSVRKSSDIPTMNTTGSSEGEVSPEDSPTEVPELRNVPAEDKDAKKGWKKNKTSVHSPCSNKSFDMQIANWRMESIVRESESGSEDEFFDCQEEEDNTFTPTSTANKEDDTIFSPSYLQRMACERSSKRLQISTSASIDVSCPASPQHSPTHHPCKTTVLLIVMHAGSVLDANVDLTAKKSDITTFKGAFESVMRQHYPSMVGHVAIKYVSCPSICTEGLGILSSLSPYSFDVSPSSTDAPQVTHDTIPIGAIPLFASSTPEYQDAVSRVIAGANQVYHEFIKSEEGRGFTGQICFVGDSVGAILTFDALCRSSHSRHNNENNILTNQGAENNEDGKHLAAPSPRRKSSGSSDSQQLCKLDFDVGEFFMFGSPLALVLAYRKISLGGDKNSNIKRPFVNQVYNLFHPTDPVAARLEPLISAKFSLLPPVNVARYQKYPLGNGQPFHLLEAIQTNPQLFTDNLNIPNVSMSHVRRMSDISIHSTMSGMIENVPLQVVSNLTQKWWGTKRLDYALYCPEGLANFPTNALPHLFHASYWESSDVIAFIVRQLGRFDSPILTNEEKELTCFRPGQPREKWNKKRTSVKLKNVAANHRANDVIVREGAPQVLVARFMYSPIDVIALTGEKVDVHIMKDDPAGEWTYLSTEVTDKNGRITYKIPDDKALSYGLYPVKMIVRGDHTSVDFFLAVIPPKTECVVFSIDGSFTASMSVSGKDPKVRAGAVDVVRHWQELGYLIIYITARPDMQQQKVVSWLSQHNFPHGLVSFADGLSTDPLGHKAAYLNKLVQEHGVIIHHAYGSSKDISVYTAINLRPNQIFIIGKVPKKHHALATILHDGYAAHLTMLQAHGGSRPAQGNARMVIPRGQFGLPGLNASLRRRSSFRLVKRAMTQPIPSRMLLPLERSTSVGPSISSQTGPARRTTAPEKL, from the exons ATGTTGATAAAAGAGTATCGAATACCGCTGCCTCTCACCGTGGAGGAATACAGAATTGCTCAGCTTTATATGATTGCG AAAAAATCTCGCGTAGAGAGCCAAGGAGCAGGCAGCGGTGTAGAGATCATAGTAAACGAACCTTACAGCAACGGACCAGGTGGAAATGGACAGTACACACACAAGGTTTACCACGTTGGCCGTCATCTTCCGGAATGGTTCAAGAGTTTGTTACCGAGGTCTGCGTTGATAGCCAAGGAAGAAGCATGGAACTCTTATCCTTACACGAAGACACGTTACACCTCTCCCTTCATCGAAAAATTCTCTATCGAGATAGAAACGTACTATTTTCCTGACAATGGCTACCAGGAGAATGTGTTCAAGCTCAGCGGTAGCGATCTGAGGAACAGGATCGTTG ACGTAATCGACATTGTCAAGGACCAGCACATGGGCGACTATGTGAAAGAGGAGGACCCAAAATTATACGTGTCCCAGAAAAGTGGCAGAGGGCCGCTCTCCGAATCATGGCTGGAGGATTACTGGGCCGAcgtaaaa GGCAAGCAACAGCCAACGCCGGCCGGGAAGTCGTTGATGTGCGCTTACAAGCTATGTCGCGTGGAATTCCGTTACTGGGGCCTGCAAACAAAATTAGAAAAGTTCATACACGACACGG CTCTGCGGAAAACCATGTTACGCGCGCACACGCAAGCTTGGGCATGGCAGGACGAATGGATCGGCCTGACGATGGAGGATATCCGAGAAATCGAACGTCAAACTCAGCTGGCGCTGCAGCGAAGGATGGGAGCCGTCGAGGGCGGCGAAGAGGCCACCGAGGAGAACCAAGACATGTCCACGTCCAACGCGTCTCCTCAGGACTCGGACGTCGCCATGACTTTAGCCGCGACCCTGGGAAGCATAGAGAAGAACGAGGACCTGCAGAGTCCGCAAAGCGTCCGAAAATCGTCCGACATACCAACGATGAACACGACAGGTAGCTCCGAAGGCGAGGTCAGCCCCGAAGACTCACCGACCGAAGTACCTGAACTCAG AAATGTTCCCGCCGAGGATAAAGACGCTAAGAAAGGCTGGAAGAAGAATAAAACGTCGGTGCATTCGCCCTGTTCGAACAAGAGTTTCGACATGCAGATAGCGAATTGGCGGATGGAAAGCATCGTCAGGGAATCCGAGTCGGGTAGCGAGGACGAGTTCTTCGATTGTCAAG AAGAGGAGGACAATACGTTCACCCCGACCAGCACCGCGAACAAAGAAG ACGACACAATATTCTCGCCTTCCTACCTCCAACGAATGGCTTGTGAACGTAGCAGTAAAAGATTGCAGATCTCGACATCGGCCAGCATCGACGTCTCGTGTCCAGCTTCGCCTCAACATTCACCGACCCATCATCCTTGCAAAACTACCGTGCTTCTTATCGTGATGCATGCTGGAAGCGTTTTAg acgccaACGTTGACTTGACCGCGAAGAAATCGGACATTACAACGTTCAAAGGAGCCTTTGAGTCGGTCATGAGACAACACTATCCCAGTATGGTTGGACACGTCGCCATTAAATATGTTTCCTGCCCCTCTATCTGTACAGAAGGTCTGGGTATCTTGTCCAG TTTAAGTCCATATAGTTTTGACGTGTCGCCTTCTTCTACGGATGCCCCTCAAGTGACGCACGACACTATCCCAATTGGTGCGATACCATTGTTCGCTAGTTCCACTCCTGAATATCAAGATGCTGTCTCGCGAGTCATAGCTGGAGCTAATCAAGTTTACCACGAGTTTATTAAAAGCGAAGAAGGCCGTGGTTTCACAGGGCAGATTTGCTTCGTCGGAGACTCGGTGGGAGCGATTTTAACGTTTGACGCTTTGTGTAGATCATCCCATTCTAGGCACAATAACGagaacaatattttaaccaACCAAGGCGCCGAGAACAATGAAGACGGTAAACATTTGGCCGCACCGTCTCCTAGGAGAAAATCATCCGGCTCTAG CGATAGCCAACAGCTTTGTAAATTGGACTTCGATGTAGGAGAGTTTTTTATGTTCGGCAGTCCGCTTGCTTTAGTTCTGGCGTATAGAAAAATTTCTTTGGGCGGTGATAAGAATAGTAATATAAAAAGGCCGTTTGTGAATCAGGTGTACAACTTATTCCATCCTACGGATCCCGTAGCTGCTAGGCTAGAGCCACTGATCTCAGCGAAATTTTCTCTACTTCCACCCGTTAACGTGGCTCGGTACCAAAAGTATCCGCTCGGGAATGGTCAACCGTTTCATTTGT TGGAAGCAATTCAGACAAACCCACAACTCTTTACCGATAATCTAAACATTCCAAACGTATCGATGTCTCACGTGAGGCGAATGTCCGATATATCGATTCACAGTACCATGTCCGGTATGATTGAAAATGTTCCTTTACAAGTAGTATCTAATT TAACGCAAAAATGGTGGGGTACAAAGAGATTGGACTATGCTCTCTACTGTCCAGAAGGTCTAGCGAATTTTCCTACGAACGCTTTGCCGCATCTTTTTCATGCTAGTTACTGGGAATCTTCCGACGTGATTGCATTCATTGTACGACAATTAGGGAGATTCGACTCACCGATACTTACTAACGAGGAGAAAGAATTAACTTGCTTCCGTCCAGGTCAACCTAGAGAAAAGTGGAATAAGAAACGCACTTCTGTTAAGTTAAAG AATGTTGCTGCCAATCATAGAGCGAATGATGTAATTGTTAGAGAAGGAGCACCTCAAGTGTTGGTTGCTAGATTTATGTACAGTCCGATCGACGTTATCGCTTTAACAG GCGAGAAGGTGGACGTACACATTATGAAGGATGATCCTGCAGGAGAATGGACGTACTTATCGACCGAAGTAACTGATAAAAATGGTAGAATAACGTATAAAATACCTGATGACAAAGCGTTAAGCTATGGACTTTATCCAGTTAAAATGATTGTTAG GGGCGATCATACATCCGTAGACTTTTTCTTGGCTGTGATTCCACCTAAAACAGAATGTGTGGTATTTAGTATAGACGGTTCCTTTACGGCAAGCATGTCTGTCAGTGGGAAGGATCCGAAAGTTAGGGCAGGAGCTGTTGACGTTGTCAG GCACTGGCAAGAACTGggctatttaattatttatattaccgCGAGGCCTGACATGCAGCAGCAGAAAGTTGTTTCCTGGCTGTCTCAACATAACTTTCCGCATGGACTCGTGTCCTTTGCGGACGGTCTTTCGACGGACCCTCTTGGTCACAAAGCTGCGTACTTAAACAAACTCGTTCAG GAACACGGTGTAATAATTCATCACGCGTACGGCAGTAGCAAAGATATTAGCGTTTACACTGCAATTAATCTTAGGCCAAATCAAATTTTCATCATCGGAAAAGTGCCAAAGAAGCACCACGCTCTGGCGACGATTCTTCACGATGGTTATGCCGCTCATTTAACCATGCTACAGGCGCACGGTGGTTCGAGACCTGCTCAGGGTAATGCGCGCATGGTGATCCCGAGAGGTCAGTTTGGTTTACCCGGACTAAATGCTTCTCTACGGCGGAGAAG CTCTTTCAGGCTGGTCAAGCGGGCAATGACGCAACCAATTCCAAGCAGGATGCTGTTGCCTTTGGAGAGATCAACGAGCGTCGGTCCTTCGATTTCGTCGCAGACTGGACCAGCGAGAAGAACCACGGCACCGGAGAAACTCTGA
- the Rdgb gene encoding retinal degeneration B isoform X2 — translation MLIKEYRIPLPLTVEEYRIAQLYMIAKKSRVESQGAGSGVEIIVNEPYSNGPGGNGQYTHKVYHVGRHLPEWFKSLLPRSALIAKEEAWNSYPYTKTRYTSPFIEKFSIEIETYYFPDNGYQENVFKLSGSDLRNRIVDVIDIVKDQHMGDYVKEEDPKLYVSQKSGRGPLSESWLEDYWADVKGKQQPTPAGKSLMCAYKLCRVEFRYWGLQTKLEKFIHDTALRKTMLRAHTQAWAWQDEWIGLTMEDIREIERQTQLALQRRMGAVEGGEEATEENQDMSTSNASPQDSDVAMTLAATLGSIEKNEDLQSPQSVRKSSDIPTMNTTGSSEGEVSPEDSPTEVPELRNVPAEDKDAKKGWKKNKTSVHSPCSNKSFDMQIANWRMESIVRESESGSEDEFFDCQEGFGDNSSLAKWSSLDLLAEEEDNTFTPTSTANKEDDTIFSPSYLQRMACERSSKRLQISTSASIDVSCPASPQHSPTHHPCKTTVLLIVMHAGSVLDANVDLTAKKSDITTFKGAFESVMRQHYPSMVGHVAIKYVSCPSICTEGLGILSSLSPYSFDVSPSSTDAPQVTHDTIPIGAIPLFASSTPEYQDAVSRVIAGANQVYHEFIKSEEGRGFTGQICFVGDSVGAILTFDALCRSSHSRHNNENNILTNQGAENNEDGKHLAAPSPRRKSSGSSDSQQLCKLDFDVGEFFMFGSPLALVLAYRKISLGGDKNSNIKRPFVNQVYNLFHPTDPVAARLEPLISAKFSLLPPVNVARYQKYPLGNGQPFHLLEAIQTNPQLFTDNLNIPNVSMSHVRRMSDISIHSTMSGMIENVPLQVVSNLTQKWWGTKRLDYALYCPEGLANFPTNALPHLFHASYWESSDVIAFIVRQLGRFDSPILTNEEKELTCFRPGQPREKWNKKRTSVKLKNVAANHRANDVIVREGAPQVLVARFMYSPIDVIALTGEKVDVHIMKDDPAGEWTYLSTEVTDKNGRITYKIPDDKALSYGLYPVKMIVRGDHTSVDFFLAVIPPKTECVVFSIDGSFTASMSVSGKDPKVRAGAVDVVRHWQELGYLIIYITARPDMQQQKVVSWLSQHNFPHGLVSFADGLSTDPLGHKAAYLNKLVQEHGVIIHHAYGSSKDISVYTAINLRPNQIFIIGKVPKKHHALATILHDGYAAHLTMLQAHGGSRPAQGNARMVIPRGQFGLPGLNASLRRRSSFRLVKRAMTQPIPSRMLLPLERSTSVGPSISSQTGPARRTTAPEKL, via the exons ATGTTGATAAAAGAGTATCGAATACCGCTGCCTCTCACCGTGGAGGAATACAGAATTGCTCAGCTTTATATGATTGCG AAAAAATCTCGCGTAGAGAGCCAAGGAGCAGGCAGCGGTGTAGAGATCATAGTAAACGAACCTTACAGCAACGGACCAGGTGGAAATGGACAGTACACACACAAGGTTTACCACGTTGGCCGTCATCTTCCGGAATGGTTCAAGAGTTTGTTACCGAGGTCTGCGTTGATAGCCAAGGAAGAAGCATGGAACTCTTATCCTTACACGAAGACACGTTACACCTCTCCCTTCATCGAAAAATTCTCTATCGAGATAGAAACGTACTATTTTCCTGACAATGGCTACCAGGAGAATGTGTTCAAGCTCAGCGGTAGCGATCTGAGGAACAGGATCGTTG ACGTAATCGACATTGTCAAGGACCAGCACATGGGCGACTATGTGAAAGAGGAGGACCCAAAATTATACGTGTCCCAGAAAAGTGGCAGAGGGCCGCTCTCCGAATCATGGCTGGAGGATTACTGGGCCGAcgtaaaa GGCAAGCAACAGCCAACGCCGGCCGGGAAGTCGTTGATGTGCGCTTACAAGCTATGTCGCGTGGAATTCCGTTACTGGGGCCTGCAAACAAAATTAGAAAAGTTCATACACGACACGG CTCTGCGGAAAACCATGTTACGCGCGCACACGCAAGCTTGGGCATGGCAGGACGAATGGATCGGCCTGACGATGGAGGATATCCGAGAAATCGAACGTCAAACTCAGCTGGCGCTGCAGCGAAGGATGGGAGCCGTCGAGGGCGGCGAAGAGGCCACCGAGGAGAACCAAGACATGTCCACGTCCAACGCGTCTCCTCAGGACTCGGACGTCGCCATGACTTTAGCCGCGACCCTGGGAAGCATAGAGAAGAACGAGGACCTGCAGAGTCCGCAAAGCGTCCGAAAATCGTCCGACATACCAACGATGAACACGACAGGTAGCTCCGAAGGCGAGGTCAGCCCCGAAGACTCACCGACCGAAGTACCTGAACTCAG AAATGTTCCCGCCGAGGATAAAGACGCTAAGAAAGGCTGGAAGAAGAATAAAACGTCGGTGCATTCGCCCTGTTCGAACAAGAGTTTCGACATGCAGATAGCGAATTGGCGGATGGAAAGCATCGTCAGGGAATCCGAGTCGGGTAGCGAGGACGAGTTCTTCGATTGTCAAG AGGGCTTCGGAGATAACTCTTCATTAGCTAAATGGAGTTCTTTGGATCTTCTAGCAGAAGAGGAGGACAATACGTTCACCCCGACCAGCACCGCGAACAAAGAAG ACGACACAATATTCTCGCCTTCCTACCTCCAACGAATGGCTTGTGAACGTAGCAGTAAAAGATTGCAGATCTCGACATCGGCCAGCATCGACGTCTCGTGTCCAGCTTCGCCTCAACATTCACCGACCCATCATCCTTGCAAAACTACCGTGCTTCTTATCGTGATGCATGCTGGAAGCGTTTTAg acgccaACGTTGACTTGACCGCGAAGAAATCGGACATTACAACGTTCAAAGGAGCCTTTGAGTCGGTCATGAGACAACACTATCCCAGTATGGTTGGACACGTCGCCATTAAATATGTTTCCTGCCCCTCTATCTGTACAGAAGGTCTGGGTATCTTGTCCAG TTTAAGTCCATATAGTTTTGACGTGTCGCCTTCTTCTACGGATGCCCCTCAAGTGACGCACGACACTATCCCAATTGGTGCGATACCATTGTTCGCTAGTTCCACTCCTGAATATCAAGATGCTGTCTCGCGAGTCATAGCTGGAGCTAATCAAGTTTACCACGAGTTTATTAAAAGCGAAGAAGGCCGTGGTTTCACAGGGCAGATTTGCTTCGTCGGAGACTCGGTGGGAGCGATTTTAACGTTTGACGCTTTGTGTAGATCATCCCATTCTAGGCACAATAACGagaacaatattttaaccaACCAAGGCGCCGAGAACAATGAAGACGGTAAACATTTGGCCGCACCGTCTCCTAGGAGAAAATCATCCGGCTCTAG CGATAGCCAACAGCTTTGTAAATTGGACTTCGATGTAGGAGAGTTTTTTATGTTCGGCAGTCCGCTTGCTTTAGTTCTGGCGTATAGAAAAATTTCTTTGGGCGGTGATAAGAATAGTAATATAAAAAGGCCGTTTGTGAATCAGGTGTACAACTTATTCCATCCTACGGATCCCGTAGCTGCTAGGCTAGAGCCACTGATCTCAGCGAAATTTTCTCTACTTCCACCCGTTAACGTGGCTCGGTACCAAAAGTATCCGCTCGGGAATGGTCAACCGTTTCATTTGT TGGAAGCAATTCAGACAAACCCACAACTCTTTACCGATAATCTAAACATTCCAAACGTATCGATGTCTCACGTGAGGCGAATGTCCGATATATCGATTCACAGTACCATGTCCGGTATGATTGAAAATGTTCCTTTACAAGTAGTATCTAATT TAACGCAAAAATGGTGGGGTACAAAGAGATTGGACTATGCTCTCTACTGTCCAGAAGGTCTAGCGAATTTTCCTACGAACGCTTTGCCGCATCTTTTTCATGCTAGTTACTGGGAATCTTCCGACGTGATTGCATTCATTGTACGACAATTAGGGAGATTCGACTCACCGATACTTACTAACGAGGAGAAAGAATTAACTTGCTTCCGTCCAGGTCAACCTAGAGAAAAGTGGAATAAGAAACGCACTTCTGTTAAGTTAAAG AATGTTGCTGCCAATCATAGAGCGAATGATGTAATTGTTAGAGAAGGAGCACCTCAAGTGTTGGTTGCTAGATTTATGTACAGTCCGATCGACGTTATCGCTTTAACAG GCGAGAAGGTGGACGTACACATTATGAAGGATGATCCTGCAGGAGAATGGACGTACTTATCGACCGAAGTAACTGATAAAAATGGTAGAATAACGTATAAAATACCTGATGACAAAGCGTTAAGCTATGGACTTTATCCAGTTAAAATGATTGTTAG GGGCGATCATACATCCGTAGACTTTTTCTTGGCTGTGATTCCACCTAAAACAGAATGTGTGGTATTTAGTATAGACGGTTCCTTTACGGCAAGCATGTCTGTCAGTGGGAAGGATCCGAAAGTTAGGGCAGGAGCTGTTGACGTTGTCAG GCACTGGCAAGAACTGggctatttaattatttatattaccgCGAGGCCTGACATGCAGCAGCAGAAAGTTGTTTCCTGGCTGTCTCAACATAACTTTCCGCATGGACTCGTGTCCTTTGCGGACGGTCTTTCGACGGACCCTCTTGGTCACAAAGCTGCGTACTTAAACAAACTCGTTCAG GAACACGGTGTAATAATTCATCACGCGTACGGCAGTAGCAAAGATATTAGCGTTTACACTGCAATTAATCTTAGGCCAAATCAAATTTTCATCATCGGAAAAGTGCCAAAGAAGCACCACGCTCTGGCGACGATTCTTCACGATGGTTATGCCGCTCATTTAACCATGCTACAGGCGCACGGTGGTTCGAGACCTGCTCAGGGTAATGCGCGCATGGTGATCCCGAGAGGTCAGTTTGGTTTACCCGGACTAAATGCTTCTCTACGGCGGAGAAG CTCTTTCAGGCTGGTCAAGCGGGCAATGACGCAACCAATTCCAAGCAGGATGCTGTTGCCTTTGGAGAGATCAACGAGCGTCGGTCCTTCGATTTCGTCGCAGACTGGACCAGCGAGAAGAACCACGGCACCGGAGAAACTCTGA